The following nucleotide sequence is from Sporichthyaceae bacterium.
CGCGCTCCGTTCGACCCAGCCCCGGCGCGCCGCCGCGCCCGACAGCTCGGCCTTGCCTGAAACGCCACGGGATCAACTGAACCGTCGCGTTTTGTGGAGGCGCTGATGCCACGGGAGAATGGAGCAGCGCCTGCACCGAGGAACTACCCGAGGAGTTGCTTGAGCGCGCCACGGTTGGTTGAGGAAGTGATGATGGCCGAAATGCGTCGTTGTCGTTGAACGCAGCGGTCCATCGAATGTAAACATTCACCGCTGGCGGTTTGAGGTAGCGGTGTGTGACGACTCGGCCTGTGGTGCGCGGGTCGTGGTGTGATCGTTTGGGTGCTGCTCAGGTGGGGACGGGGAGTGGCGGGATCCAGGGTCGGCCGGTGAGGGCGTCGCGGATGACGGTGAGTTGATCGAGTCCGTGTTTGGCTGCTGTGGAGAGCACTCCGCGGATCCGGTAGCGGTCTCGGGTTCTGGCCTCGGAGGTGAGCCGTCCGGAGGTGTTCTGTTGGGTTTTCGCGGGGCGAACGTCGCGTTCGGCCTGGTTGGAGGTGGGTGGCACGCGCAGGTCGCCGGCGAAGCGCAGCACGTCGTCCTCCCGGTCGCGCAGCACTTCCAGCAGTGTCCGCCCGACTGGCTGCTTGGTGCGTGATCGGGGGCCGGGGATGCGCCGGACCTGGCTGAGCCCGACCCGCACGCCGTGGCGGAACAGTGAGATCAGCCGGTCGGAGGGGTGCGCGGGTGTCGTGGACGCTGCGGCGTCGCGGGCGAGGTTGGTCTGGTGGATCAGCCCGCGCAGGGCGTCCTGGACCTGCGTCGGCCAGACCTGGTCGGGGTAGGTCTGGGCGGCATCCTCCAGGTCACGCAGGATGTGCTGGCAGCAAAGCTGGTGGGTCAGGTTCCCGACCTCGGGGTGGTCGTAGAGGCTGTAGCGGTCGTGGACCACGACCCCGGTCAGATCGGCCAAGATGAACGCCTTGAACGTGGGCAGGTCCCGGTCGCCGAGCATGTACCAGGTGTAGAACTCGGTGCAGGCGACCAGCAGGTACTTGTCGGCCTTCTTGCGGGCCTTCTTCCGGCCCTGACCCGGCTGCGGTGTGCGCGGTCCGACCCTGATCGGGGTCTCATCACAGCACACCGCGTACGCCAACGTGATCAAGGTACGGATCCGCTGGTCGGTCTGCTCCATGGCGGCCGCGGCCTGGGTGAGCGTGGCGTGCACGAACCCCACCGACGGCGTCGCGCCGGTCAGCGCCTGCAGCAACGCCGCGCACCGGTGCACCGGCAGGGCGTGGGCCACCATCAGATACACACACCACGCTCGAAGGTTCGGCCCGTAGCCGACCCGCCCGCTGCCGGCGCCATCGGGGCGGGCAGCGGTGTGCTCGCGCCCGCAGCCACACCGCACTGTGTGTTGCTCGTACTGGGTGGTGGTGGCCGACACCAGCGGGATCTCGGTCTGCTGGAACCGGTCGCTGACC
It contains:
- a CDS encoding IS66 family transposase, which encodes MSELGGLSREKLIALVTAQAAEIAALRAVNTELAARLERLERLVSRNSANSSMPPSKDGELGRTAPDEPSGGRPAGGGGRKRGKQRGAAGANLDWRPHPDEQVDRFPGGRCECGAELGGASDLGVSDRFQQTEIPLVSATTTQYEQHTVRCGCGREHTAARPDGAGSGRVGYGPNLRAWCVYLMVAHALPVHRCAALLQALTGATPSVGFVHATLTQAAAAMEQTDQRIRTLITLAYAVCCDETPIRVGPRTPQPGQGRKKARKKADKYLLVACTEFYTWYMLGDRDLPTFKAFILADLTGVVVHDRYSLYDHPEVGNLTHQLCCQHILRDLEDAAQTYPDQVWPTQVQDALRGLIHQTNLARDAAASTTPAHPSDRLISLFRHGVRVGLSQVRRIPGPRSRTKQPVGRTLLEVLRDREDDVLRFAGDLRVPPTSNQAERDVRPAKTQQNTSGRLTSEARTRDRYRIRGVLSTAAKHGLDQLTVIRDALTGRPWIPPLPVPT